Genomic DNA from Blastopirellula sediminis:
CATGAAATTGGTACGCATTTTTGCGCTGGTCGCGCTGACGCTTCTTGGTTCGTCCGCATGGGCGGCCAAACCGGAAGACCCGAACTGGCTGCAGTGGCGCGGTCCGCATCGTGAGGGAAAAGCGAATTCGACTGGTTTGTTAAAGGACTGGGAATCGGCGCAGCCGAAGCTGCTCGGCATGGTCGAAGGATTGGGGGGCGGTTTCGCCAGCGTCTCGATTGTCGACGGCATGCTCTACACCACCGGCAACTTCGATAAGTCGCAAGGGGTGGTAGCGGTCGATCTGGCGACCCAGAAAGTTGCGTGGAAGACGCCGGTCACCGACTCGATTCCGGAACATGGTTACGGCGGTTCCCGTTCGACTCCGACGATTGACGGTGACCAGTTGTACGTCGTATTGTCGGACGGCACGGTCGCTTGCTTGGATCGCAAGAGCGGCAAGGTGATCTGGACCCGCAGCTTCGAAAAGGAATATGGCGCCAAGCGTCCGGCCTGGGGATTCTCCGAATCGCCGCTGGTTGACGGCAATCTGCTGATTTGCACCCCTGGATCGGAACAAGCGTTGATGCTGGCCCTGAATAAGCGGACCGGCAAAGAAGTCTGGGCGACCAAAGACGCGCAGCTGGGCGACAAAGGAAAGGCGGAAGCTGGCTACTCGTCGATCGTCATCGGTAACGGCGCCGGCGTGAAGCAGTACGTGCAGATGACGGGCAAAGGCCTGGTCGCCGTACGAGCCAAGGACGGCAAGTTCCTCTACAACTACAACCCGGTCGCCAACGATGTGGCGGTGATTCCGACCCCGATCGTCGACGGCGACTACGTCTTCGCTTCGTCGGGCTATCAAACCGGCGCCGGTTTGGTGAAGCTGTCGAAGGATGGCGCCGGCGTCACCGCGGAAGAGGTTTACTTCCTCGAACCGAAGACCTTCCAGAACCATCACGGCGGCATGGTGAAGCTGGGCGATTACATCTACGCCGGCACCAAGCACAACGAAGGCTTCCCGATCTGCATCGAGATGAAGACCGGCGAAGTGCAGTGGGGCGGCAACATCCGCGGCGAAGGGAAGGGCTCGGCTGCCGTTCTGTACGCCGACGGCAACTTCATCTTCCGCTATCAATCAGGCGAACTGGCGCTGGTCGAAGCGACCCCGAAGGAATACGTCCTGAAAGGGAAGTTCATGCCAGAGTACCAGGAACGCGAAAGCTGGGCCCACCCAGTGGTGGCGGATGGCAAGTTGTACTTGCGAGAACAAGACAAGCTGATGATCTACGATTTGACTCAGAAGTGATGTCAAATTGATACATCATCACCTCCGTAAATCCATAAGGCCCGGTTTATCCGGGCCTTTTTTCATGGTTTCGGGTGATAAATCGGTAAATCTTGCCCAGTTGACGTTTTTCCTGAAACAATTGTTTCATACGCTTGTTTTAATTAGGAAGGATACCATTAGCGGAGCTAGTCAGTGGCAACCGACGACCCAACCAGCAAGATCTTAGCCGCGGCGCTCGAAGAGTTCTCTGAAAAGGGATTTCGAGCGGCGACGATTCGCGACATTTGCGCGAAAGCCGGCGTGAACCTGGCGGCCGTGAATTACTACTTTGGAGACAAGAAGAAGCTCTATTCGGCCGTGTTCAAGCAGGCCCACCTGCGAGCGCACGATGCGTACCCGCTGCCGAATTGGGGCCCGGACGAACCGCCGGAGAATCGCCTGCGGGACTTCATCCGGGTATCGCT
This window encodes:
- a CDS encoding PQQ-binding-like beta-propeller repeat protein, which translates into the protein MKLVRIFALVALTLLGSSAWAAKPEDPNWLQWRGPHREGKANSTGLLKDWESAQPKLLGMVEGLGGGFASVSIVDGMLYTTGNFDKSQGVVAVDLATQKVAWKTPVTDSIPEHGYGGSRSTPTIDGDQLYVVLSDGTVACLDRKSGKVIWTRSFEKEYGAKRPAWGFSESPLVDGNLLICTPGSEQALMLALNKRTGKEVWATKDAQLGDKGKAEAGYSSIVIGNGAGVKQYVQMTGKGLVAVRAKDGKFLYNYNPVANDVAVIPTPIVDGDYVFASSGYQTGAGLVKLSKDGAGVTAEEVYFLEPKTFQNHHGGMVKLGDYIYAGTKHNEGFPICIEMKTGEVQWGGNIRGEGKGSAAVLYADGNFIFRYQSGELALVEATPKEYVLKGKFMPEYQERESWAHPVVADGKLYLREQDKLMIYDLTQK